The Archocentrus centrarchus isolate MPI-CPG fArcCen1 chromosome 12, fArcCen1, whole genome shotgun sequence genome includes a window with the following:
- the pmchl gene encoding pro-melanin-concentrating hormone, like: MRQSLISTIFAAALVFKCYALAAALPMGKAEDGSLEQDVFTSLLNDEATENSQGDADLSAVTKVRAPRVIVIAADANLWRDLRVLHNGLPLYKRRADENNQFVEHKDVGQDLTIPILRRDTMRCMVGRVYRPCWEV; the protein is encoded by the coding sequence ATGAGGCAGTCGCTCATCTCCACCATCTTTGCTGCAGCACTCGTTTTCAAGTGCTATGCTCTGGCAGCGGCATTACCCATGGGCAAGGCTGAAGACGGCTCCTTGGAGCAGGATGTTTTTACCTCACTGCTGAACGATGAGGCCACAGAAAACAGCCAAGGCGATGCAGATCTGTCTGCCGTAACCAAAGTTAGAGCTCCGAGGGTAATCGTCATCGCTGCGGATGCAAACCTGTGGAGGGACCTGCGGGTGCTGCACAACGGGTTGCCCCTCTACAAGCGGAGAGCCGACGAAAACAACCAGTTCGTCGAGCACAAAGATGTCGGACAGGACCTGACAATCCCCATCCTCAGGAGGGACACCATGAGGTGCATGGTGGGACGGGTGTACCGGCCATGCTGGGAGGTCTAG